A DNA window from Streptomyces canus contains the following coding sequences:
- a CDS encoding C40 family peptidase, whose translation MASHRKSRPVGTRVAGIRTPALATAALTSVALLSQSANAAPADDKPSLEEVEKKVDDLYRQAESATDNYNAAKEKTAKQRKQVDTLLDDVARRTEKLNEARQELGSFAAAQYRTGAAAPDTATFLLADTPQDYFDQTQLMGRLTNRQKGAVDDYVSEQSATMKKRQEASQSLQTLTETQSDLKTAKATVQKKLADAREMLSELTAQEKARLAALEKQKQEAAARKAAELARQQAAAEKAAQEATAPQESTSTAADSSYATKAAKALAFVRAQIGKPYVWGATGPDSYDCSGLTQAAWKAAGVDLPRVTYDQVNAGTTVSLADAQPGDLVFFYDDISHVGLYIGNGMMIHAPKPGAYVREESIYYDGESAIHSVVRPA comes from the coding sequence TTGGCGTCGCACCGCAAGTCGCGTCCCGTGGGTACGCGCGTAGCAGGCATACGGACCCCGGCCCTCGCGACGGCCGCCCTCACCTCCGTGGCCCTGCTGTCCCAGTCGGCGAACGCCGCGCCGGCCGATGACAAGCCGAGTCTCGAAGAGGTGGAGAAGAAGGTCGACGACCTCTACCGCCAGGCCGAGTCGGCGACCGACAACTACAACGCGGCCAAGGAGAAGACGGCCAAGCAGCGCAAGCAGGTCGACACGCTGCTCGACGACGTCGCCCGGCGCACCGAGAAGCTCAACGAGGCGCGGCAGGAGCTCGGTTCCTTCGCCGCCGCCCAGTACCGCACCGGCGCCGCGGCCCCCGACACGGCGACCTTCCTGCTCGCCGACACCCCACAGGACTACTTCGACCAGACGCAGCTGATGGGGCGTCTGACGAACCGCCAGAAGGGCGCGGTCGACGACTACGTCTCCGAGCAGTCCGCGACGATGAAGAAGCGCCAGGAGGCCTCCCAGAGCCTTCAGACGCTCACCGAGACGCAGAGCGACCTGAAGACGGCCAAGGCGACCGTCCAGAAGAAGCTCGCCGACGCGCGCGAGATGCTGTCGGAGCTGACGGCCCAGGAGAAGGCGCGCCTCGCGGCGCTCGAGAAGCAGAAGCAGGAGGCGGCGGCCCGCAAGGCGGCCGAGCTCGCGCGGCAGCAGGCAGCCGCGGAGAAGGCCGCGCAGGAGGCCACCGCCCCGCAGGAGAGCACGTCGACGGCGGCCGACTCCTCGTACGCCACCAAGGCCGCCAAGGCCCTCGCCTTCGTCCGCGCCCAGATCGGCAAGCCGTACGTCTGGGGTGCCACCGGGCCCGACTCCTACGACTGCTCAGGCCTCACCCAGGCCGCCTGGAAGGCCGCCGGCGTCGACCTCCCCCGCGTCACCTACGACCAGGTCAACGCCGGCACCACGGTCTCCCTCGCCGACGCCCAGCCCGGTGACCTGGTCTTCTTCTACGACGACATCAGCCACGTCGGCCTCTACATCGGCAACGGCATGATGATCCACGCCCCCAAGCCGGGCGCGTACGTCCGCGAGGAGTCGATCTACTACGACGGCGAGTCGGCGATCCACAGCGTGGTGCGCCCGGCCTGA
- the pcrA gene encoding DNA helicase PcrA, with protein MSSLFDDSFLADLQAPRAHGEEPPPPEDEHVPEPVPDDLFGGKFDVPPDRDAYYRDGAHRPVVDPAALLDGLNENQRAAVVHSGTPLLIVAGAGSGKTRVLTHRIAHLLGERNVHPGQILAITFTNKAAGEMKERVEQLVGPRANAMWVMTFHSACVRILRRESKKLGFTSSFSIYDAADSKRLMALVCRDLDLDPKRFPPKSFSAKISNLKNELIDEEDFAAQATDGFEKTLAQAYAMYQSRLREANALDFDDLIMTTVNLLRAFPDVAEHYRRRFRHVLVDEYQDTNHAQYALVRELVGTGEHPVDVPPGEYDLPPAELCVVGDADQSIYAFRGATIRNILQFEEDYPDATTILLEQNYRSTQTILTAANAVIERNESRRPKNLWTNAGAGARITGYVADTEHDEAQFVADEIDRLTDAGDAKAGDVAVFYRTNAQSRVFEEVFIRVGLPYKVVGGVRFYERKEVRDVLAYLRVLANPEDSVPLRRILNVPKRGIGDRAEAMIDALSQREKISFPQALKRVDEAYGMAARSSNAVKRFNVLMEELRTIVESGAGPATVLEAVLERTGYLAELQASTDPQDETRIENLQELAAVALEFEQESGEGEASGSLSDFLERVALVADSDQIPDEDEDGSGVITLMTLHTAKGLEFPVVFLTGMEDGVFPHMRALGQPKELEEERRLAYVGITRARERLYLTRSALRSAWGQPSYNPPSRFLEEIPAQHVDWKRTGPSAAPAGPVSGVAASLSSSRSRSSASGGSGFATRRTSEKPVVALAVGDRVTHDQFGLGTVVGVKGTGANAEATVDFGEAKPKRLLLRYAPVEKL; from the coding sequence ATGAGCAGCCTCTTTGACGACAGCTTCCTGGCGGACCTCCAGGCCCCTAGGGCCCATGGGGAAGAACCGCCACCGCCCGAGGACGAGCACGTACCGGAACCCGTTCCGGACGATCTGTTCGGTGGGAAGTTCGACGTGCCCCCGGACCGGGACGCGTACTACCGCGACGGCGCCCACCGCCCGGTGGTGGACCCGGCCGCGCTCCTGGACGGGCTGAACGAGAACCAGCGCGCGGCCGTGGTGCACTCCGGCACCCCGCTGCTCATCGTGGCCGGCGCCGGCTCCGGCAAGACCCGGGTGCTCACCCACCGCATCGCCCATCTCCTCGGCGAGCGCAACGTCCACCCGGGCCAGATCCTCGCGATCACCTTCACCAACAAGGCCGCGGGCGAGATGAAGGAGCGCGTCGAGCAGCTCGTCGGCCCGCGCGCGAACGCGATGTGGGTGATGACCTTCCACAGCGCATGCGTGCGGATCCTGCGGAGGGAGTCGAAGAAGCTCGGGTTCACCTCCTCCTTCTCGATCTACGATGCCGCCGACTCCAAGCGGCTCATGGCCCTGGTCTGCCGCGATCTGGACCTCGACCCCAAGCGGTTCCCGCCGAAGTCCTTCAGCGCCAAGATCAGCAACCTGAAGAACGAGCTGATCGACGAGGAGGACTTCGCCGCCCAGGCCACCGACGGCTTCGAGAAGACCCTCGCCCAGGCCTACGCCATGTACCAGTCGCGGCTGCGCGAGGCGAACGCCCTCGACTTCGACGACCTGATCATGACCACGGTCAACCTGCTCCGGGCGTTCCCCGATGTCGCCGAGCACTACCGCCGCCGCTTCCGGCACGTCCTCGTCGACGAGTACCAGGACACCAACCACGCGCAGTACGCGCTCGTGCGCGAGCTGGTCGGTACCGGCGAGCACCCCGTCGACGTACCGCCGGGCGAGTACGACCTGCCACCCGCCGAGCTCTGCGTCGTGGGCGACGCCGACCAGTCGATCTACGCCTTCCGCGGCGCGACCATCCGCAACATCCTCCAGTTCGAGGAGGACTACCCGGACGCGACGACGATCCTCCTGGAGCAGAACTACCGCTCCACCCAGACGATCCTCACCGCCGCCAACGCGGTCATCGAGCGCAACGAGTCCCGCCGCCCCAAGAACCTGTGGACCAACGCGGGCGCCGGCGCGCGCATCACCGGCTATGTCGCCGACACCGAACACGACGAGGCGCAGTTCGTCGCCGACGAGATAGACCGTCTCACCGACGCCGGCGACGCGAAGGCCGGCGACGTGGCCGTCTTCTACCGTACGAACGCCCAGTCCCGTGTCTTCGAAGAGGTCTTCATCCGCGTCGGCCTGCCCTACAAGGTCGTCGGCGGCGTCCGCTTCTACGAGCGCAAGGAGGTCCGGGACGTCCTGGCCTACCTGCGCGTCCTCGCCAACCCGGAGGACTCCGTGCCGCTGCGCCGGATCCTCAACGTCCCCAAGCGCGGCATCGGCGACCGTGCCGAAGCGATGATCGACGCCCTGTCCCAGCGCGAGAAGATCAGCTTCCCGCAGGCCCTCAAGCGCGTCGACGAGGCGTACGGCATGGCCGCACGCTCCAGCAACGCCGTGAAGCGGTTCAACGTGCTGATGGAGGAGCTCCGGACCATCGTCGAGTCCGGCGCGGGCCCGGCGACCGTCCTTGAGGCCGTCCTCGAACGCACCGGCTATCTCGCCGAGTTGCAGGCCTCCACCGACCCCCAGGACGAGACCCGCATCGAGAACCTCCAGGAACTCGCCGCCGTGGCCCTGGAGTTCGAGCAGGAGTCCGGCGAGGGCGAGGCCTCCGGCTCCCTCTCCGACTTCCTGGAGCGGGTCGCCCTGGTCGCCGACTCCGACCAGATCCCCGACGAGGACGAGGACGGCTCCGGCGTCATCACCCTGATGACCCTGCACACCGCCAAGGGCCTGGAGTTCCCGGTCGTCTTCCTCACCGGCATGGAGGACGGTGTCTTCCCGCACATGCGCGCTCTCGGCCAGCCCAAGGAGCTGGAGGAGGAGCGGCGGCTGGCCTACGTCGGCATCACGCGTGCGCGTGAGCGCCTGTATCTGACCCGGTCCGCCCTGCGCAGCGCGTGGGGGCAGCCGTCGTACAACCCGCCCTCCCGCTTCCTGGAGGAGATCCCGGCGCAGCACGTGGACTGGAAGCGCACGGGGCCGAGCGCCGCTCCCGCGGGACCGGTCTCGGGGGTCGCCGCCTCGCTGTCGTCCTCCCGTTCCCGCTCCTCGGCGTCGGGAGGGTCCGGCTTCGCGACGCGCAGGACCTCGGAGAAGCCGGTGGTGGCACTGGCCGTCGGCGACCGTGTCACCCACGACCAGTTCGGGCTCGGCACGGTGGTCGGGGTGAAGGGCACGGGGGCGAACGCCGAGGCGACGGTCGACTTCGGGGAAGCGAAGCCGAAGCGGCTGCTGCTGCGGTACGCGCCGGTCGAGAAGCTGTAA
- a CDS encoding LuxR C-terminal-related transcriptional regulator, whose product MSDPTEANTDPVEPTQAGGAGERHVRVVLVDDHRMFRTGVQAEIGRTEETGVEVVGEAADVDQAVTVITATRPEVVLLDVHLPGGGGVEVLRRCAPLMADAERPVRFLALSVSDAAEDVIGVIRGGARGYVTKTITGTDLVDSVFRVQEGDAVFSPRLAGFVLDAFASTDAPPVDEDMDRLTQREREVLRLIARGYAYKEIAKQLFISVKTVESHVSAVLRKLQLSNRHELTRWATARRLV is encoded by the coding sequence ATGAGTGACCCCACGGAGGCGAACACGGACCCCGTAGAGCCGACGCAGGCCGGCGGCGCGGGGGAGCGGCACGTGCGCGTGGTCCTCGTCGACGACCACCGCATGTTCCGTACGGGCGTCCAGGCCGAGATCGGCCGGACCGAGGAGACCGGCGTCGAGGTGGTCGGCGAGGCCGCGGACGTCGACCAGGCCGTCACCGTCATCACCGCGACCCGCCCCGAGGTCGTCCTGCTGGACGTCCACCTCCCGGGCGGTGGCGGGGTCGAAGTACTGCGTCGCTGCGCCCCGTTGATGGCCGACGCCGAACGGCCCGTCCGCTTCCTCGCCCTGTCCGTCTCGGACGCGGCCGAGGACGTGATCGGAGTGATCCGGGGCGGTGCGCGCGGCTATGTGACGAAGACGATCACCGGCACGGACCTCGTCGACTCCGTCTTCCGCGTCCAGGAGGGCGACGCCGTCTTCTCGCCCCGCCTGGCCGGGTTCGTCCTGGACGCCTTCGCCTCCACCGACGCCCCGCCGGTCGACGAGGACATGGACCGCCTCACCCAGCGCGAGCGGGAGGTGCTGAGGCTCATCGCACGCGGTTACGCCTACAAGGAGATCGCCAAGCAGCTGTTCATCTCGGTGAAGACGGTCGAGTCCCATGTCTCGGCGGTGCTGCGGAAGCTGCAGTTGTCCAACCGTCACGAGCTGACGCGGTGGGCGACGGCACGGCGGCTGGTCTGA
- a CDS encoding ATP-binding protein produces the protein MPPHPGRVTIDGMPEAATAPLVEPRPPRKLYRSSDGRWLGGVARGLAGHLGLPVIWVRLVFVGLFMADGLGALLYAAFWFFVPLGVGGVGGQRSPSLVSTETSPDGRRRLVARRPDKGQIVALLLMVVVAMVFVGNVNVGNGAKAYLWPVVLVGAGVALVWRQADNARRARWVEVGRRRRTLTLLRAAGGVLLVTAGVSGVFVLQGSAAHLGSVLQAALAVLVGITLLAGPYLVRMTQDLSEERLMRIRAQERAEVAAHVHDSVLHTLTLIQRNAENANEVRRLARAQERDLRTWLYKPEGTGKDEADEPTDLADAVRRNAAEVEDKHGVPIEVVVVGDCPLDERTGAQMQAAREAMVNAAKYGGEGGAVQVYAEVEGRTVFVSVRDRGPGFDFDSIPADRMGVRESIIGRMERHGGTARLRAVPGGGTEVELEMERAEKTS, from the coding sequence ATGCCCCCGCACCCCGGCCGTGTGACCATCGATGGCATGCCGGAAGCCGCCACAGCGCCACTCGTCGAACCGCGGCCGCCGCGCAAGCTCTACCGCAGCAGTGACGGACGCTGGCTGGGTGGTGTGGCGCGGGGGCTCGCCGGGCATCTCGGGCTGCCCGTGATCTGGGTGCGGCTCGTCTTCGTGGGCCTGTTCATGGCGGACGGACTCGGTGCGTTGCTGTATGCAGCGTTCTGGTTCTTCGTGCCGCTCGGCGTGGGCGGGGTCGGCGGCCAGCGGTCCCCGTCCCTGGTGTCCACCGAGACCTCGCCGGACGGCCGCCGCAGACTCGTCGCCCGCCGCCCCGACAAGGGCCAGATCGTGGCCCTGCTCCTCATGGTCGTCGTGGCCATGGTCTTCGTCGGCAACGTCAACGTGGGCAACGGTGCCAAGGCCTACCTCTGGCCGGTCGTCCTCGTCGGCGCGGGGGTGGCCCTCGTCTGGCGCCAGGCGGACAACGCCCGCCGGGCCCGCTGGGTGGAGGTGGGCCGCCGTCGGCGCACTCTGACACTGCTGCGTGCCGCGGGCGGTGTCCTCCTCGTCACCGCCGGTGTCTCCGGGGTCTTCGTCCTGCAGGGCTCCGCCGCCCACCTCGGCTCCGTCCTGCAGGCGGCCCTCGCGGTCCTTGTCGGGATAACGCTCCTCGCGGGGCCGTATCTCGTCCGCATGACCCAGGACCTCTCCGAGGAGCGACTGATGCGCATCCGGGCCCAGGAGCGCGCGGAGGTCGCGGCCCACGTGCACGACTCGGTGCTGCACACCCTGACCCTGATCCAGCGCAACGCGGAGAACGCGAACGAGGTCCGCCGCCTCGCCCGCGCACAGGAGCGCGACCTGCGCACCTGGCTGTACAAACCCGAGGGCACCGGCAAGGACGAGGCCGACGAACCCACCGACCTCGCCGACGCCGTGCGGCGCAATGCCGCCGAGGTCGAGGACAAGCACGGCGTCCCCATCGAGGTCGTGGTGGTCGGCGACTGCCCGCTCGACGAGAGAACCGGCGCGCAGATGCAGGCCGCGCGCGAGGCGATGGTCAACGCCGCCAAGTACGGTGGCGAGGGCGGCGCCGTACAGGTCTACGCCGAAGTCGAGGGCCGGACGGTCTTCGTGTCCGTCCGGGACCGGGGCCCCGGCTTCGACTTCGACTCGATACCCGCCGACCGGATGGGTGTCAGAGAATCGATCATCGGCCGCATGGAGCGCCATGGCGGCACGGCCCGGCTGCGTGCGGTGCCGGGTGGCGGCACGGAGGTCGAGCTGGAGATGGAGAGGGCGGAGAAGACGTCATGA
- a CDS encoding PspC domain-containing protein, protein MADHQHAAGAGSGGGPDPGTGPGAGTRKEKEGGTPAGTHTETLGGRTTTDAPAPPTTPQDTATAEDAPSAPLRFRRDRRHKLLAGVCAGLGRQCDMDPVIFRITLTVLSATGGIGLIFYGFAWLLVPYDAEDENEVRKLLTGRVDGQALTGVLFALVGCGVFLTMLSNTSVLTFAVVLSLLLAGAGYWSRNRGTPDPDPLSAQAVADAPPEAQAPPVSAGYPSWWRDPIVKDGTHVGGTGYLWGPRDSRDRDIAAAVNIGLGVPWSRREDIRAAHTRGPEPRGPRWIGGWVFVLALLAGGLGTGATWEHHALGTSLQTGLSCALIVLGLGIAISSFLGRTGAGSIFLAIVTAGLLATAAALPKDITTHWVRTNWTPAAVRDIRPEYELGTGVGTLDLSRLDFTKGRTVTAQADVGVGRLVVIVPADVTVHAVIDVGVGDIQLPGDDQEDVDVAPGKRKEVTLTPVSGAKNSATLELDLRVGIGQAEVSRAAS, encoded by the coding sequence ATGGCAGATCACCAGCACGCCGCGGGCGCCGGATCCGGCGGAGGTCCGGACCCGGGCACCGGCCCCGGCGCGGGCACGCGGAAAGAAAAAGAAGGAGGCACACCGGCGGGCACTCACACCGAGACCCTCGGGGGCCGGACAACGACAGACGCCCCCGCACCGCCCACCACCCCCCAGGACACGGCCACCGCCGAGGACGCGCCCTCCGCCCCCCTCCGCTTCCGGCGGGACCGACGGCACAAGTTGCTCGCCGGGGTGTGCGCCGGGCTCGGGCGGCAGTGCGACATGGATCCGGTGATCTTCCGGATCACGCTCACCGTGCTGTCGGCGACCGGCGGCATCGGCCTCATCTTCTACGGATTCGCCTGGCTCCTCGTCCCCTACGACGCCGAGGACGAGAACGAGGTGCGCAAGCTGCTCACCGGCCGGGTGGACGGCCAGGCCCTGACCGGCGTGCTGTTCGCCCTGGTCGGCTGCGGGGTGTTCCTCACCATGCTGAGCAACACCAGCGTTCTGACCTTCGCCGTGGTCCTCTCCCTGCTCCTCGCGGGCGCCGGGTACTGGTCGCGCAACCGCGGCACCCCCGACCCCGATCCGCTCTCCGCGCAGGCCGTCGCCGACGCCCCGCCGGAAGCCCAGGCCCCGCCGGTGTCCGCCGGCTACCCGTCCTGGTGGCGCGACCCCATCGTCAAGGACGGCACACACGTCGGCGGCACGGGCTATCTGTGGGGGCCGAGGGACTCCCGCGACCGCGACATCGCGGCGGCCGTCAACATCGGCCTGGGCGTCCCCTGGAGCCGACGCGAGGACATCCGCGCGGCCCACACCCGCGGGCCCGAGCCGCGCGGCCCCCGCTGGATCGGCGGCTGGGTCTTCGTGCTCGCTCTGCTGGCGGGCGGCCTCGGCACCGGAGCGACCTGGGAGCACCACGCCCTGGGCACCAGCCTGCAGACCGGTCTGTCCTGCGCGCTGATCGTCCTGGGCCTGGGCATAGCGATCAGCTCGTTCCTGGGCCGCACAGGAGCGGGCTCGATCTTCCTGGCGATCGTCACGGCGGGCCTGCTCGCCACCGCCGCCGCTCTCCCGAAGGACATCACCACCCACTGGGTCCGCACGAACTGGACACCGGCAGCCGTGCGGGACATCCGTCCGGAGTACGAACTCGGCACCGGCGTGGGCACACTGGACCTGTCCCGCCTTGATTTCACGAAGGGCCGGACGGTGACGGCCCAGGCCGACGTCGGAGTGGGCCGGCTGGTGGTGATCGTGCCGGCAGACGTGACCGTGCACGCGGTCATCGACGTGGGCGTGGGCGACATCCAGTTGCCGGGCGACGACCAGGAGGATGTGGACGTGGCACCGGGCAAGCGCAAGGAGGTCACCCTGACACCGGTCTCGGGCGCCAAGAACAGCGCCACCCTCGAGCTTGATCTGCGGGTCGGCATCGGCCAGGCGGAGGTGAGCCGTGCTGCGTCATGA
- a CDS encoding C40 family peptidase, whose amino-acid sequence MAAHRKSRRRSAGGHTVRTAATIALAGAATATGFDGTGHAEPQLTPAQVKAKVDQLYQEAEAATEKYNGAKEKAEAAETRLGSLRDEAARRTEQLNEARDALGTIVAAQYRGGGLDPAMQLAFTDDPDRYLDSAEFAERAGARQAASVANVRRQLREIEQLRGAAHIELASLKSRQAELKRHKKTITGKLGAARRLMSQLPDGERAGLQAGGDRASRDTTGAREELAARGAATEGAPNSRASAAVSYAHSKLGSPYVWGATGPDAFDCSGLIQAAYRSAGISLPRTTYAQIGAGQRVSRSELLPGDLVFFYSGISHVGLYIGNGQMIHAPNPSAPVRVAPIDEMPFAGATRVV is encoded by the coding sequence GTGGCAGCGCACCGCAAGTCCCGCAGGCGCTCCGCCGGCGGCCATACGGTCCGTACGGCAGCGACGATCGCCCTCGCGGGGGCCGCGACGGCGACGGGCTTCGACGGGACCGGACACGCCGAGCCGCAGCTCACACCGGCGCAGGTCAAGGCGAAGGTGGACCAGCTGTACCAGGAGGCCGAGGCCGCCACCGAGAAGTACAACGGCGCGAAGGAGAAGGCGGAGGCGGCCGAGACCCGGCTGGGCTCCCTGCGGGACGAGGCGGCACGCAGGACGGAGCAGCTCAACGAGGCACGGGATGCGCTGGGCACGATCGTCGCGGCGCAGTACCGCGGCGGCGGCCTCGACCCCGCGATGCAGCTCGCGTTCACCGACGACCCCGACCGGTACCTGGACAGCGCCGAGTTCGCCGAACGGGCCGGTGCCCGCCAGGCCGCCTCCGTGGCGAACGTACGCCGGCAGCTGCGGGAGATCGAGCAGTTGCGCGGGGCCGCGCACATCGAGCTGGCCTCACTGAAGTCGCGTCAGGCGGAGCTGAAGCGGCACAAGAAGACGATCACCGGCAAACTGGGCGCGGCCCGCCGGCTGATGTCCCAGCTGCCGGACGGGGAACGGGCAGGGTTGCAAGCAGGCGGGGACCGCGCCTCCCGGGATACGACGGGCGCGCGCGAGGAGCTGGCGGCCCGCGGCGCGGCCACCGAGGGAGCCCCCAACTCCCGTGCCTCGGCGGCCGTTTCCTACGCCCACTCCAAACTGGGCAGCCCCTATGTCTGGGGCGCCACGGGCCCGGACGCCTTCGACTGCTCGGGCCTCATCCAGGCCGCATACCGCTCCGCGGGCATCTCCCTGCCCCGCACGACCTACGCCCAGATCGGTGCCGGCCAACGTGTCTCCCGCTCCGAACTCCTCCCGGGCGACCTGGTTTTCTTCTATTCGGGCATCAGTCACGTCGGCCTGTACATCGGCAACGGGCAGATGATCCACGCCCCGAACCCGTCGGCGCCGGTGCGGGTGGCACCGATCGACGAAATGCCGTTCGCGGGCGCGACGCGCGTGGTGTGA
- a CDS encoding DoxX family protein, whose amino-acid sequence MTHSFRTDTHAPYYGEERSWRDSISQYALVPLRIFLGVTFIYAGLDKLTDSAFMKSSGSGSVGDMMRSVRDSSAIPALVDLSLRNPVGFGYAIAFGELAVGIGTLLGILARLAALGGALISLSLWLTVSWASDPYYYGNDLAYLMAWLPLVLAGASVFSVDAALRARRRQRAGGYR is encoded by the coding sequence ATGACTCACAGTTTTCGTACGGACACGCACGCCCCCTATTACGGCGAAGAACGGTCCTGGCGGGACAGCATCAGCCAGTACGCCCTGGTGCCGCTGCGCATTTTCCTCGGTGTCACCTTCATCTACGCGGGCCTGGACAAGCTGACCGACAGTGCCTTCATGAAGAGCTCCGGCTCGGGCTCCGTCGGCGACATGATGCGCAGCGTCCGGGACTCCTCGGCCATCCCCGCACTGGTCGATCTGTCCCTGAGGAACCCCGTCGGCTTCGGCTATGCCATCGCCTTCGGCGAGCTCGCCGTCGGTATCGGCACCCTGCTCGGCATCCTCGCCCGCCTGGCCGCCCTGGGCGGTGCGCTGATCTCGCTCAGCCTGTGGCTGACCGTGAGCTGGGCCTCCGACCCCTACTACTACGGCAACGACCTCGCCTACCTGATGGCCTGGCTGCCCCTTGTCCTCGCGGGCGCCTCCGTGTTCTCCGTGGACGCCGCCTTGCGGGCCCGACGACGGCAGCGGGCGGGAGGTTACCGGTAG
- a CDS encoding tellurite resistance/C4-dicarboxylate transporter family protein: MSGTSPHFPLRVRWTRRPPAAGAAVMATGIVSVGLQLTGHGTLSRIALVIGCAAWLGLAADVAVRLLRERARWFADAGTPGALTAVAATTVLGTRFSALGRQTLAEALLALSAVLWPVLIVLVVGHGKRRMPGGVFLGCVATQGLAVLGATLAAVESAAWLAHTALVLFWLGLVLYGLALFRFDLRQVLEGPGDQWIAGGALAISALAGSQLIAADSARLYLWNDDDHGVLRAVTVALLVLDLAWYGVLLVAEFVRPRPRYDVRRWATVFPMGMTAVAMLSVSATAGVPWLETPGEVLLWISVAAWSAVAAATVDTARAAVRSTAPR, translated from the coding sequence ATGTCCGGTACCTCCCCGCACTTCCCCCTGCGCGTCCGGTGGACGCGGCGCCCGCCCGCGGCCGGGGCCGCCGTGATGGCGACCGGCATCGTGTCGGTCGGGCTGCAGCTGACCGGCCACGGGACGCTGTCCCGGATCGCTCTGGTGATCGGTTGCGCGGCCTGGCTGGGGCTGGCCGCCGATGTCGCCGTACGACTGCTGCGGGAGCGCGCGCGGTGGTTCGCGGACGCCGGGACACCGGGCGCCCTGACGGCCGTGGCGGCGACCACCGTCCTCGGCACCCGTTTCTCCGCGCTCGGCCGTCAGACCCTCGCCGAGGCGCTGCTGGCCCTGTCCGCGGTGCTGTGGCCGGTGCTGATCGTGCTCGTCGTCGGGCACGGGAAGCGGCGGATGCCCGGCGGGGTGTTCCTCGGCTGTGTGGCCACCCAGGGCCTCGCGGTCCTCGGCGCCACACTCGCCGCGGTCGAGTCGGCGGCATGGCTCGCGCACACGGCGCTCGTCCTGTTCTGGCTCGGACTGGTCCTCTACGGCCTCGCGCTCTTCCGCTTCGACCTGCGCCAGGTGCTGGAGGGACCGGGTGACCAGTGGATCGCGGGCGGCGCGCTCGCCATCTCGGCGCTCGCCGGCTCGCAGCTGATCGCCGCCGACAGCGCGCGCCTGTACCTGTGGAACGACGACGACCACGGCGTCCTGCGTGCGGTGACCGTCGCCCTGCTGGTGCTCGACCTGGCCTGGTACGGCGTACTGCTGGTGGCCGAGTTCGTACGCCCGCGCCCGCGCTACGACGTGCGCCGCTGGGCCACCGTGTTCCCCATGGGCATGACCGCGGTGGCGATGCTGTCGGTCTCCGCCACCGCGGGTGTCCCGTGGCTCGAGACTCCGGGTGAGGTGCTGCTGTGGATCTCGGTGGCGGCCTGGTCGGCCGTCGCCGCGGCGACGGTCGACACCGCCCGTGCCGCCGTCAGGTCCACAGCACCGCGATGA